One Vitis vinifera cultivar Pinot Noir 40024 chromosome 8, ASM3070453v1 genomic window carries:
- the LOC100253355 gene encoding uncharacterized protein LOC100253355 has protein sequence MLQQCLLLPLFHTYINLSLTFVPPPPPPLLPLSLSVHTIPPHAFFFPLSSSVLLQMKIMRGKFLRACLEKWRRMGSRVIPSAGCDYCCQWALWPSMHEGDSIPRDVPKGHLVVYVGENYTRFVIKITLLKHPLFKALLDQARDEYDFTAASKLCIPCDENIFLSVVRCASSPQDRRSFSLCL, from the coding sequence ATGCTCCAACAGTGTCTCCTTCTCCCCCTTTTCCACACTTATATAAACCTTTCTCTCACTTTtgttccaccaccaccaccccccCTCCTCCCCCTCTCACTTTCAGTTCATACCATCCCACCCCACGCCTTCTTCTTTCCTCTCTCATCTTCCGTCTTGTTGCAGATGAAGATTATGAGGGGGAAATTTCTGAGGGCATGCCTGGAAAAGTGGCGGAGAATGGGGAGCAGAGTGATACCATCAGCAGGGTGCGACTACTGCTGCCAGTGGGCACTGTGGCCTTCCATGCACGAAGGCGACTCCATTCCAAGAGATGTCCCAAAGGGACACTTAGTAGTGTATGTGGGTGAAAATTACACGAGGTTTGTCATTAAAATAACTCTGCTCAAGCACCCACTCTTCAAGGCATTGTTGGATCAGGCTCGGGACGAGTATGATTTCACTGCTGCCTCCAAACTCTGTATCCCTTGCGACGAGAACATTTTTCTGAGCGTGGTTCGATGCGCCAGCTCTCCTCAGGATCGAAGATCCTTCTCTTTGTGCCTTTGA
- the LOC100258485 gene encoding uncharacterized protein LOC100258485 → MTAPPPPPSRLDLRTTTQLLKRTASSFSSTPFTFLLLSLLLFSFRTVVEDGTLILTAFIDRDPSLRALLSRLDIAGKNIPATLSSPPTVNPRHRRRPFLHLTRVGTLDDDFFSGDEYDDRTLFGGGRRTQINGSFLSLSRFDPKLGFSGSVEDNGIRASEIVRSGFSFKGEGLLFTDGNDDDGDEGNQTVVLENKEERGDFPFFIKGMDLGSRDSAALFFLVCFLSAAYGWVILGFLVTYSWVLGIVFISVVNDHLRRTTSFIGTVWDGSRLGLRRLSGFILMRWAVRDGMTQLLGLWFFGEIEDQYSFFKLFVRLKLMPFSVMLPWIRGFEKEISGFLFIWFLWDTLVSFIFAVDAWVAIVDTRRSGRDIVREGVYLLSTMLNQAIQIKCLEAIFCGSFVRWALARFCGKLFAAVFQSVVEVYFMVAWLIFYFAARCRVASTEGRRFGRRELEGFIEGLR, encoded by the coding sequence ATGACCGCTCCTCCGCCTCCCCCTTCGCGGCTCGACCTCCGCACCACCACTCAACTTCTCAAACGCACCGCCTCCTCCTTCTCCTCCACCCCCTTCACATTCCTCTTGCTCTCTCTGCTCCTCTTCTCCTTCCGCACTGTTGTCGAGGACGGTACCCTTATCCTCACCGCCTTCATCGACCGCGATCCTTCCCTCCGGGCTCTCCTCTCCCGCCTCGATATCGCCGGTAAGAACATTCCTGCCACCCTCTCCTCTCCCCCCACCGTGAATCCCCGTCACCGTCGTCGCCCCTTTCTCCACCTCACCCGCGTCGGAACCCTAGATGATGATTTTTTCTCCGGAGATGAATATGATGATCGGACCCTCTTCGGAGGTGGCCGGAGGACTCAAATCAATGGGAGTTTTCTGAGTTTAAGCCGTTTTGACCCCAAATTAGGGTTTTCGGGTTCTGTGGAGGATAATGGAATTAGGGCTTCGGAGATTGTTCGGTCGGGGTTTTCGTTCAAAGGTGAGGGTTTATTGTTTACGGATGGGAAcgatgatgatggtgatgagGGGAACCAGACGGTTGTTTTGGAGAATAAAGAGGAAAGAGGGGATTTTCCGTTCTTCATCAAAGGAATGGATTTGGGCAGTCGTGATTCCGCGGCGTTGTTCTTTCTTGTGTGTTTCTTGTCTGCAGCTTATGGCTGGGTAATTCTTGGATTTCTGGTTACGTATTCATGGGTCCTTGGCATTGTGTTCATTTCTGTTGTTAATGATCATCTGCGGAGGACGACTTCATTTATTGGGACAGTTTGGGATGGTTCTAGATTGGGATTGAGGAGGCTCTCTGGGTTTATTCTCATGAGATGGGCAGTTAGGGATGGAATGACTCAGCTTCTTGGTTTATGGTTCTTTGGTGAAATTGAAGATCAATATTCGTTCTTCAAACTGTTTGTGAGGTTGAAATTGATGCCATTCTCTGTCATGTTGCCATGGATCCGGGGATTCGAGAAGGAGATTTCTGGGTTTCTGTTTATATGGTTTCTTTGGGATACACTGGTATCCTTTATTTTTGCTGTGGATGCTTGGGTTGCTATAGTAGATACAAGACGGAGTGGAAGGGATATTGTTAGGGAAggtgtttatttattatcaacaATGTTGAACCAAGCCATTCAAATAAAATGTCTGGAAGCTATATTTTGCGGGTCTTTTGTGAGATGGGCTCTGGCTAGATTTTGTGGGAAATTGTTTGCTGCAGTTTTTCAGTCAGTTGTTGAGGTTTATTTTATGGTGGCTTGGTTGATATTTTACTTTGCAGCAAGATGTAGAGTTGCTAGTACAGAAGGAAGGAGGTTTGGGAGGAGAGAGTTGGAAGGTTTTATTGAAGGCCTTAGATGA
- the LOC132254207 gene encoding T-complex protein 1 subunit epsilon-like, which yields MGKASLVREKSFGTTKDRMLYIERCANSRVVTIFVSDGNKMIIEETKRSIHDALCMARNIVRNNFIVYGGGSAEISCSIAVGAAVDTYPRVEQYAIRAFGDALDSIPMALAENSDLLGPVHRRHSGHGIRPCGAGLQRVEGLRRRREPLSLADDGKDEDEPINGVPGIHGGHGRGPSGGVKKGKRGEGGESSAFMGMVF from the exons ATGGGCAAGGCTAGTTTGGTTCGAGAAAAATCATTTGGTACCACTAAAGACCGAATGTTGTACATCGAACGCTGTGCAAATTCAAGGGTTGTGACCATATTTGTTAGTGATGGTAACAAAATGATAATAGAGGAGACAAAGCGTAGCATCCATGACGCGCTGTGTATGGCTAGGAATATCGTTCGCAATAATTTTATTGTGTATGGTGGAGGCTCAGCTGAGATTTCTTGCTCTATTGCTGTAGGGGCAGCTGTTGATACGTATCCAAGAGTTGAGCAGTATGCTATCAGGGCATTTGGAGATGCTTTGGATTCAATTCCCATGGCACTTGCAGAGAATAGTGACCTCCTTGGGCCCGTGCAT CGGCGGCATAGCGGTCACGGTATCCGACCATGCGGTGCAGGGCTACAGCGGGTAGAGGGGCTACGTCGCCGCCGTGAGCCCTTGTCGCTTGCCGATGATGGAAAGGATGAGGACGAACCTATCAATGGCGTGCCAGGCATTCACGGCGGACACGGCAGAGGACCCTCCGGCGGAGTAAAGAAGGGAAAGAGAGGGGAGGGGGGGGAGAGCAGCGCGTTCATGGGGATGGTTTTTTAG